Proteins encoded in a region of the Corvus hawaiiensis isolate bCorHaw1 chromosome 18, bCorHaw1.pri.cur, whole genome shotgun sequence genome:
- the RSRC2 gene encoding arginine/serine-rich coiled-coil protein 2 isoform X1: MAGSDTERDGVVPEKSSPEREKKKEQSDASSSPRTSKHHYSRSRSRSRERRRKSDTEGRKHRSRSRSKEARRHESKEKSSKKHKSEDHNDKEHSSDKGRDSLNSSENGEERHKRKERKSSRGRSHSRSRSRERRHRSRSRDRKKSRSRSRERKRRIRSRSRSRSRHRHRSRSKSRTRSRSRERKKRIEKPRRFSRSHSRSPSPPPFRGRNTAMDAQEALARRLERAKKLQEQREKEMVEKQKQQEMAAAAAATGGSVINVAALLASGTQVTPQIAMAAQMAALQAKALAETGIAVPSYYNPAAVNPMKFAEQEKKRKMLWQGKKEGDKSQSAEIWEKLNFGNKDQNVKFRKLMGIKSEDEAGCSSVDEESYKTLKQQEEVFRNLDAQYEMARSQTHTQRGMGLGFTSSMRGMDAV, from the exons GGTAGTGATACAGAACGAGATGGAGTAGTCCCAGAAAAATCCTCtccagaaagagagaagaaaaaggaacaatCAGATGCCTCCAGTTCTCCCAGAACATCAAAGCATCATTATTCGAGATCACGCTCACGGTCAAGGGAAAGAAGACGGAAATCAG atactgaaggcagaaaacacagaagccggagcagaagcaaagag GCAAGAAGACATGAATCCAAAGAGAAGTCCTCCAAGAAGCACAAATCTGAAGACCACAATGACAAAGAGCATTCTTCTGACAAGGGAAGAGATAGCCTAAATTCATCTGAAAATGGTGAGGAGAGGCATAAACGCAAAGAGAGAAAGTCATCCAGAGGGAGGAGTCATTCAAGATCCAGGTCTCGGGAAAG ACGTCATCGTAGTAGAAGTCGTGATAGGAAAAAATCCCGATCTcgcagcagagagagaaagcGACGGATCAGATCTCGCTCTAGATCAAGATCTAGACACAGACATAGAAGTAGAAGTAAAAGCAGAACCAGGAGCAGAAGCAG AGAGCGAAAGAAAAGAATTGAAAAGCCCCGAAGGTTCAGCAGGAGCCACAGCCGGAGTCCGAGCCCTCCGCCTTTCCGGGGACGGAACACAGCTATGGATGCACAGGAAGCCTTAGCCAGAAG GCTGGAAAGAGCAAAGAAACTGCaagaacagagagagaaagaaatggttgaaaaacagaagcaacaGGAAATGGCTGCAG CggctgcagccacaggaggCTCCGTCATCAACgttgctgctctgctggcgtCGGGGACACAAGTGACCCCTCAGATCGCCATGGCAGCTCAGATGGCAGCGCTCCAGGCCAAGGCACTGGCAGAGACTGGCATAGCTGTGCCCAGCTATTACAACCCAGCAGCAGTGAACCCCATGAAGTTTGCTGAGCAAGAGAAAAAGCGGAAGATGCTTTGGCAAGGCAAAAAGGAAGGG GATAAATCACAGTCTGCAGAAATATGGGAAAAACTAAATTTTGGAAATAAGGACCAAAATGTCAAATTCAGAAAACTGATGGGCATTAAG AGCGAGGATGAAGCTGGCTGCAGTTCTGTGGACGAGGAGAGTTACAAAACGctgaagcagcaggaggaggtgtTCAGAAATCTGGATGCGCAGTATGAAATGGCAAGATCACAGACTCACACGCAAAGAGGAATGGGATTGGGGTTCACATCTTCCATGCGAGGAATGGATGCAgtttga
- the RSRC2 gene encoding arginine/serine-rich coiled-coil protein 2 isoform X2 has translation MIRTNFFLKQARRHESKEKSSKKHKSEDHNDKEHSSDKGRDSLNSSENGEERHKRKERKSSRGRSHSRSRSRERRHRSRSRDRKKSRSRSRERKRRIRSRSRSRSRHRHRSRSKSRTRSRSRERKKRIEKPRRFSRSHSRSPSPPPFRGRNTAMDAQEALARRLERAKKLQEQREKEMVEKQKQQEMAAAAAATGGSVINVAALLASGTQVTPQIAMAAQMAALQAKALAETGIAVPSYYNPAAVNPMKFAEQEKKRKMLWQGKKEGDKSQSAEIWEKLNFGNKDQNVKFRKLMGIKSEDEAGCSSVDEESYKTLKQQEEVFRNLDAQYEMARSQTHTQRGMGLGFTSSMRGMDAV, from the exons ATGATAAG AACCAACTTCTTCTTAAAACAGGCAAGAAGACATGAATCCAAAGAGAAGTCCTCCAAGAAGCACAAATCTGAAGACCACAATGACAAAGAGCATTCTTCTGACAAGGGAAGAGATAGCCTAAATTCATCTGAAAATGGTGAGGAGAGGCATAAACGCAAAGAGAGAAAGTCATCCAGAGGGAGGAGTCATTCAAGATCCAGGTCTCGGGAAAG ACGTCATCGTAGTAGAAGTCGTGATAGGAAAAAATCCCGATCTcgcagcagagagagaaagcGACGGATCAGATCTCGCTCTAGATCAAGATCTAGACACAGACATAGAAGTAGAAGTAAAAGCAGAACCAGGAGCAGAAGCAG AGAGCGAAAGAAAAGAATTGAAAAGCCCCGAAGGTTCAGCAGGAGCCACAGCCGGAGTCCGAGCCCTCCGCCTTTCCGGGGACGGAACACAGCTATGGATGCACAGGAAGCCTTAGCCAGAAG GCTGGAAAGAGCAAAGAAACTGCaagaacagagagagaaagaaatggttgaaaaacagaagcaacaGGAAATGGCTGCAG CggctgcagccacaggaggCTCCGTCATCAACgttgctgctctgctggcgtCGGGGACACAAGTGACCCCTCAGATCGCCATGGCAGCTCAGATGGCAGCGCTCCAGGCCAAGGCACTGGCAGAGACTGGCATAGCTGTGCCCAGCTATTACAACCCAGCAGCAGTGAACCCCATGAAGTTTGCTGAGCAAGAGAAAAAGCGGAAGATGCTTTGGCAAGGCAAAAAGGAAGGG GATAAATCACAGTCTGCAGAAATATGGGAAAAACTAAATTTTGGAAATAAGGACCAAAATGTCAAATTCAGAAAACTGATGGGCATTAAG AGCGAGGATGAAGCTGGCTGCAGTTCTGTGGACGAGGAGAGTTACAAAACGctgaagcagcaggaggaggtgtTCAGAAATCTGGATGCGCAGTATGAAATGGCAAGATCACAGACTCACACGCAAAGAGGAATGGGATTGGGGTTCACATCTTCCATGCGAGGAATGGATGCAgtttga